The following proteins are co-located in the Paenibacillus sp. JNUCC32 genome:
- a CDS encoding bifunctional folylpolyglutamate synthase/dihydrofolate synthase, translating to MNLDQKVRTMVDQSAAAAAAPFHTYEEAVAWINGLIPFGIRPGMDRIQRLMELLGHPERRLKFIHVAGTNGKGSTCAFLTKVLLQGGFTVGTYTSPYITKFTNRFQYNGEDIPEETLLELANRLEPLVAEIAGSGLGSPTMFEVSTALAILYYGEVSYPDVVVWETGLGGRLDVTNIVHPIISVITNIGMDHTDVLGDTIQEIAMEKAGIIKPGVPVVSTVTQPEAVEILKETAAKNRTSLYLVDEQFSYERLRGNEESQTFRFKGPFRDMDLDISMQGEHQCANAAVAMMTLEVLRQYMAFIVDEEELRAGFKDTFWAGRLEQVQSSPRIVLDGAHNPEGAESLAKSLPQIYKYRKLNLMMGMLANKHHESYLQHILPIVDTLILTEPDFRKKLDAKALGDIVEQVREKYAKHTLQIIIEPNWKNALEELKSRTEAEDLGVVSGTLYLIADVRSNLLGLSDSEKGW from the coding sequence ATGAATCTGGACCAGAAGGTGAGAACGATGGTTGATCAATCGGCAGCTGCAGCGGCAGCTCCGTTCCATACCTATGAGGAAGCGGTAGCTTGGATCAATGGGCTGATTCCGTTTGGGATCCGCCCTGGCATGGATAGAATTCAGCGATTGATGGAGCTGCTCGGCCATCCGGAGCGTCGATTAAAATTTATCCACGTGGCCGGAACGAACGGAAAAGGCTCCACATGCGCTTTTTTAACAAAGGTTCTGCTTCAAGGGGGATTCACGGTAGGCACCTATACGTCCCCCTATATTACGAAGTTTACCAATCGGTTTCAGTATAACGGCGAAGACATACCGGAAGAGACGCTGCTGGAACTCGCGAATCGCTTAGAGCCGCTTGTTGCCGAAATTGCGGGCTCCGGGCTTGGATCGCCCACGATGTTTGAGGTGTCCACGGCTCTTGCGATCCTGTATTACGGCGAGGTGTCTTATCCGGACGTGGTGGTATGGGAGACCGGACTTGGCGGTCGTCTTGACGTGACCAATATCGTTCATCCCATCATTTCGGTGATCACGAACATCGGCATGGACCATACCGACGTTCTGGGCGATACCATTCAGGAGATCGCCATGGAGAAGGCCGGCATCATCAAGCCCGGAGTGCCCGTGGTGAGCACGGTCACTCAGCCTGAGGCTGTTGAAATTCTGAAAGAAACGGCCGCCAAAAACCGTACAAGTCTGTACCTCGTAGACGAGCAATTCTCTTATGAACGGCTGCGCGGGAACGAAGAAAGCCAGACTTTCCGTTTTAAGGGACCGTTCCGGGATATGGATTTGGATATTTCGATGCAGGGCGAGCATCAATGCGCCAATGCCGCGGTTGCCATGATGACGCTGGAGGTGCTTCGCCAGTACATGGCCTTTATCGTGGATGAAGAAGAATTGCGTGCCGGGTTTAAGGATACGTTCTGGGCGGGAAGACTGGAGCAAGTGCAGTCCTCCCCGCGGATTGTTCTCGATGGCGCGCACAACCCCGAAGGGGCTGAATCCTTGGCCAAAAGCTTGCCGCAGATCTATAAGTATCGGAAACTGAACTTAATGATGGGAATGCTGGCAAATAAGCATCATGAATCGTATTTGCAGCATATACTGCCAATAGTGGATACGCTTATCCTGACTGAACCGGATTTCCGGAAGAAACTGGACGCCAAGGCGCTTGGTGACATCGTAGAGCAGGTAAGGGAGAAATACGCCAAACATACACTGCAAATCATCATAGAACCAAATTGGAAAAACGCACTTGAAGAGTTGAAGTCACGGACGGAAGCGGAGGATCTTGGGGTGGTGTCGGGCACGTTGTACCTGATTGCCGACGTGCGTTCCAACCTCCTGGGCCTTTCCGATTCTGAAAAAGGTTGGTGA
- a CDS encoding valine--tRNA ligase has product MDQKQNQSQLEMPTTYDPKAAEQKWYPYWKEGGFFEAGKRPDAEPYTIVIPPPNVTGMLHIGHALDFTLQDILIRVKRMQGYDALWLPGSDHAGIATQTKVEQKLREEGVTRYDLGREKFLEKVWEWKDLYANTIRDQWSKIGLSLDYSRERFTLDEGLSEAVREVFVKLYDKGLIYRGKRIINWDPAARTALSDIEVEYKEVNGHLYHLQYPLKDGSGSITVATTRPETMLGDTAVAVHPEDERYKDMIGKTLVLPIVGREIPVIADEYVEKDFGSGAVKITPAHDPNDFEMGLRHDLPQITVMDESGTMNEFAGKYQGLDRAECRKQIVSDMKESGVLLRIEDHVHQVGHSERSGAVVEPYLSTQWFVKMQPLAEAAVDAQKSGKGVNFVPDRFERTYLHWMENVRDWCISRQLWWGHRIPAWYSESTGEVVVAMNEEEARAKLGKDDLRQDEDVLDTWFSSALWPFSTMGWPDQDSEDFKRYYPTSVLVTGYDIIPFWVSRMIFQGLEFTGQMPFKDTLIHGLVRDSEGRKMSKSLGNGIDPLEVIEQYGADAMRYMISTGSTPGQDLRFRWERVEQARNFANKIWNASRFALMNLEGFTAADIDISGELGTADRWILHRLNETSRDITRLIDAYEFGETGRLLYNFIWDDLCDWYIEFAKLSLYGEDQAAKKKTQSVLAYVLDRTMRLIHPFMPFISEEIWQHLPHEGETVMLASWPTYDEAFENTEAVTEMNLLMDVIRAVRNIRAEVNVPMSKKVELQLKPVSGQIAGIIDRNSDYIRRFCNTSEYESSLALEAPDKAMTAVVTGVEMYLPLAGLIDIAQEITRLEKEIQHLNSEVERVEKKLNNPGFVSKAPEKVIEEERAKLADYSDKRSKVIARIEELRG; this is encoded by the coding sequence ATGGATCAAAAACAAAACCAATCCCAGTTAGAAATGCCGACGACGTATGATCCGAAGGCAGCCGAACAAAAATGGTATCCGTACTGGAAGGAAGGCGGCTTTTTTGAAGCCGGCAAGCGACCGGACGCGGAGCCTTACACGATTGTTATTCCTCCTCCTAACGTTACGGGCATGCTCCATATCGGCCATGCGCTTGACTTTACGCTGCAGGACATCCTGATTCGCGTGAAGCGGATGCAGGGCTACGATGCGCTGTGGCTCCCCGGTTCCGACCATGCGGGCATCGCCACGCAAACCAAAGTAGAGCAGAAGCTTCGCGAAGAAGGCGTTACCCGTTACGATCTGGGACGCGAGAAATTCCTGGAGAAGGTGTGGGAATGGAAGGACCTGTACGCAAACACGATCCGTGATCAATGGTCCAAGATCGGCCTGTCCCTCGATTACTCCAGAGAACGTTTCACGCTCGACGAGGGATTGTCCGAAGCCGTACGGGAAGTATTCGTCAAGCTTTACGATAAAGGGCTCATCTACCGCGGCAAACGCATCATCAACTGGGACCCGGCTGCCCGCACGGCTTTGTCCGATATTGAAGTGGAGTACAAAGAGGTCAACGGCCATTTGTATCACCTGCAATATCCGCTGAAGGACGGCAGCGGCTCCATTACCGTGGCAACCACCCGTCCGGAGACCATGCTCGGCGATACGGCGGTCGCCGTTCATCCGGAAGACGAGCGCTATAAAGACATGATCGGCAAGACATTGGTGCTGCCTATCGTGGGCCGCGAGATTCCGGTTATTGCGGATGAGTACGTGGAGAAGGACTTCGGCAGCGGTGCGGTTAAAATTACGCCGGCGCATGATCCGAACGACTTCGAGATGGGGCTGAGACATGACCTGCCGCAAATTACCGTAATGGATGAATCCGGAACGATGAATGAGTTTGCCGGCAAATACCAGGGCCTTGACCGTGCAGAATGCCGCAAGCAGATCGTCAGCGACATGAAGGAATCGGGCGTATTGCTTCGCATCGAAGACCATGTCCATCAGGTAGGCCATAGCGAAAGATCCGGTGCGGTGGTCGAGCCTTACCTGTCGACGCAGTGGTTCGTTAAGATGCAGCCGCTTGCGGAAGCAGCCGTGGATGCGCAAAAATCCGGCAAGGGCGTGAACTTCGTGCCTGACCGGTTCGAGCGAACCTATCTGCACTGGATGGAGAATGTACGCGATTGGTGCATTTCCCGTCAATTGTGGTGGGGTCACCGGATCCCGGCGTGGTATTCCGAATCCACGGGCGAAGTGGTTGTTGCCATGAATGAAGAGGAAGCCCGCGCGAAGCTGGGCAAGGATGATCTGAGACAGGACGAGGATGTGCTGGATACCTGGTTCAGCTCCGCACTCTGGCCGTTCTCGACCATGGGCTGGCCGGACCAGGACAGCGAGGATTTCAAACGTTATTATCCGACCAGCGTTCTCGTAACGGGTTACGACATCATCCCGTTCTGGGTGTCGCGGATGATTTTCCAAGGACTTGAATTTACAGGGCAAATGCCGTTTAAGGACACGCTGATCCATGGCCTGGTTCGGGATAGCGAAGGCCGCAAGATGTCCAAGTCGCTGGGCAACGGCATTGACCCGCTCGAAGTTATTGAACAGTATGGCGCAGACGCTATGCGTTATATGATATCGACCGGCAGCACGCCGGGTCAGGATCTTCGATTCCGCTGGGAACGCGTGGAGCAAGCGCGTAACTTCGCTAACAAAATCTGGAATGCGTCGCGGTTTGCGCTCATGAACCTGGAGGGCTTCACGGCGGCGGATATCGACATTTCCGGAGAGCTGGGAACAGCGGACCGGTGGATTTTGCACCGTTTGAACGAAACTTCCCGCGACATTACGCGTCTAATTGATGCCTACGAATTTGGCGAAACCGGTCGACTGCTCTACAATTTCATCTGGGATGATCTGTGTGACTGGTATATCGAATTTGCCAAGCTGTCCCTATATGGCGAGGATCAAGCAGCCAAGAAAAAGACGCAGTCGGTGCTTGCCTATGTGCTGGACCGCACGATGCGCTTGATTCACCCGTTCATGCCGTTCATCTCCGAAGAGATCTGGCAGCATTTGCCGCATGAAGGCGAGACCGTTATGCTGGCTTCTTGGCCGACCTATGATGAGGCGTTTGAGAATACGGAAGCTGTTACCGAAATGAACCTGCTGATGGATGTGATCCGTGCCGTACGTAACATCCGGGCGGAAGTGAACGTGCCGATGAGCAAAAAAGTAGAACTGCAATTGAAACCGGTAAGCGGGCAAATTGCCGGCATTATCGATCGCAATTCCGATTATATTCGCCGCTTCTGCAACACGTCGGAGTATGAGTCCTCCCTTGCGCTTGAGGCGCCGGATAAAGCGATGACCGCCGTGGTGACAGGTGTTGAGATGTATCTGCCGCTTGCCGGACTGATCGATATCGCTCAGGAGATCACGCGTCTGGAGAAGGAAATTCAGCACTTGAACAGCGAAGTCGAGCGTGTGGAGAAGAAGCTGAACAATCCTGGTTTCGTATCGAAAGCACCCGAGAAGGTGATTGAGGAAGAACGGGCGAAACTCGCGGATTACTCGGACAAACGAAGCAAAGTGATTGCGCGCATCGAAGAATTGAGAGGCTAA
- a CDS encoding LysM peptidoglycan-binding domain-containing protein: MFDQSYGLRFDIYERINLTEDLPGIEELEEAELIPHIQVISQQDQATLRGHLLLAGLYKGDTEAGETEPLEHWIPVEITVPLNRVSSLDDIAVEIENFDVDLLSKRSLNITGVLSLKGIQAAAPGARDQVWTNEEFTVVHAPEANDMYAGGEQQFAANPYEPYQGGGANAEAITPSPSYFSEAQPRVQESEADARTQQYLASWAEYENQIQDTQDSDRTVSISSTPEAQDTVEYALHNETEFQSAEPSTPSVWQFERAAAQPEPQQEEPAADFPGVTERNGEEVQALPVLDSPETEEAEPVFAEEAEPLEEIEEEVSVQVEEAPSKPELKVAFNAKNSTTNTASGVGFSSLLQSSRTVQDQEQAARDEEEAVEESVDAVSSEDVEWKSLFLGNRREETPFRKVRMCIVQREETLDVIAERYQLTPRELLLYNRMSEQNVEEGQVLYIPQ; encoded by the coding sequence GTGTTTGACCAGTCCTACGGATTGCGGTTCGATATTTACGAGCGTATTAATTTGACGGAAGATTTGCCGGGAATCGAAGAATTGGAAGAGGCGGAGTTGATCCCGCACATTCAGGTGATCAGCCAGCAGGACCAGGCCACGCTTCGGGGCCATTTGCTTCTAGCAGGCCTGTATAAAGGGGATACCGAAGCAGGAGAGACGGAGCCGCTCGAGCATTGGATTCCGGTCGAGATCACGGTCCCGCTGAACCGCGTATCGTCATTGGATGACATCGCGGTCGAGATCGAGAATTTTGACGTGGATCTGTTATCCAAGCGCAGCTTGAACATAACGGGGGTTTTATCGCTCAAAGGAATCCAGGCGGCGGCTCCGGGAGCTCGTGACCAAGTATGGACCAATGAGGAATTCACAGTGGTACATGCTCCTGAAGCGAATGATATGTATGCAGGCGGAGAGCAGCAGTTCGCAGCCAATCCGTATGAACCGTATCAAGGCGGCGGAGCCAACGCTGAAGCGATTACGCCTTCGCCTTCTTATTTCAGCGAGGCTCAGCCTAGAGTCCAAGAGTCCGAGGCGGATGCGCGCACGCAGCAGTATCTGGCATCTTGGGCGGAATACGAGAATCAAATTCAAGATACGCAGGACTCGGACCGAACGGTAAGCATCTCCAGTACCCCTGAAGCCCAAGATACGGTCGAATATGCCTTACATAATGAGACGGAATTTCAGTCAGCTGAGCCGTCGACTCCGAGTGTATGGCAGTTCGAACGGGCTGCGGCCCAGCCGGAGCCGCAGCAGGAAGAACCGGCAGCCGATTTCCCGGGCGTAACTGAGCGCAATGGCGAAGAGGTTCAAGCCCTGCCGGTATTGGATTCCCCGGAAACGGAGGAAGCCGAGCCTGTTTTTGCCGAGGAAGCCGAGCCGTTGGAGGAGATAGAGGAGGAGGTTTCCGTTCAAGTCGAAGAGGCTCCGTCCAAACCGGAGCTAAAGGTTGCCTTCAACGCAAAGAACAGCACCACTAACACCGCTTCGGGCGTGGGCTTCTCCTCATTGCTTCAATCGAGCAGAACGGTTCAGGATCAGGAACAAGCTGCTCGAGACGAGGAAGAGGCCGTCGAAGAATCGGTGGATGCCGTTTCGTCCGAGGATGTGGAATGGAAGAGTCTGTTCCTGGGCAACCGCCGGGAGGAAACGCCGTTCCGTAAGGTCCGGATGTGCATTGTTCAGCGTGAGGAGACACTCGACGTGATTGCCGAGCGTTATCAACTGACGCCGCGAGAGCTCTTGTTGTATAACCGCATGTCCGAGCAGAATGTGGAAGAAGGCCAGGTATTGTATATTCCCCAGTAA
- a CDS encoding RluA family pseudouridine synthase: MSYGGSWSKRGEWLEMTPGKVLLGQPDRDEAAAKWLLETVGMPEKLYRKLHHEQGIQWRGDRLRLVLFPYREYGIEPRWQELQVLYEDDFCLVVNKPAGLAVHPDNESRETTLNHVVAAYYEAEGIHAAVRHIHRLDKDTTGPVLYAKNEYAQLKLDEAMREKKIVRMYAAIVQGRVSQELKRIDLPIGKDRYHASRRRVSLTGQAAITHILSAEAYPKASLLHIRLETGRTHQIRVHLSHMGHPLLGDVLYGGPGTFARQALHGERLLFHHPFTGESIEVPAPWPQDMMELRERIIEGANR, encoded by the coding sequence ATGAGCTACGGGGGCAGCTGGAGTAAACGCGGCGAATGGCTCGAGATGACGCCCGGCAAAGTGCTGTTGGGCCAGCCGGATCGGGATGAGGCCGCCGCCAAGTGGCTTCTGGAAACGGTCGGTATGCCCGAGAAGCTGTATCGCAAGCTTCATCATGAGCAGGGGATACAATGGAGAGGGGACCGGCTTCGGCTGGTCCTTTTTCCTTATCGGGAATACGGCATCGAACCGAGGTGGCAGGAGCTTCAGGTGTTGTACGAGGACGATTTCTGCCTGGTCGTGAACAAACCGGCCGGTTTGGCGGTCCATCCGGACAACGAAAGCCGGGAGACAACGCTGAATCATGTCGTGGCCGCCTATTACGAAGCAGAGGGGATTCACGCGGCAGTCCGTCACATCCATCGGCTGGATAAAGATACGACGGGGCCTGTGCTGTATGCCAAGAACGAATATGCGCAGCTGAAGCTTGACGAGGCCATGCGCGAGAAGAAGATCGTTCGAATGTATGCGGCTATCGTTCAAGGGAGGGTATCGCAGGAGCTGAAGCGAATCGATCTCCCGATCGGCAAGGACCGCTATCACGCAAGCCGCCGGAGGGTTTCATTAACGGGACAGGCCGCGATCACGCATATTCTCTCAGCCGAAGCGTATCCGAAAGCCAGTCTGCTGCACATTCGCCTTGAAACCGGCCGTACGCATCAGATCCGGGTCCATCTAAGCCATATGGGACATCCGCTTCTGGGGGATGTTTTGTACGGGGGACCCGGGACGTTTGCGCGCCAAGCGCTGCATGGCGAACGCCTGTTGTTCCATCATCCTTTTACGGGCGAGAGCATTGAGGTGCCGGCGCCGTGGCCTCAGGATATGATGGAGTTACGAGAGCGAATCATAGAGGGAGCGAACCGATAG
- the hemL gene encoding glutamate-1-semialdehyde 2,1-aminomutase encodes MSQDLRKEELSRSAFEEAKLYIPGGVNSPVRAFKSVGLTPIYIDRGEGSRVYDIDGNSFIDYVGSWGPLIMGHAHPEVVEALQETAAKGTSFGAPTLLETKMAKLVCERVPSIEVVRMVNSGTEATMSAIRLARGYTGRSKIIKFEGSYHGHADSLLIKAGSGIATLGLPDSPGVPESVASNTIAVPYNDLESVQLAFERFGEEIAAVIVEPVAGNMGVVPPQPGFLEGLRKVTSDYGSILIFDEVMTGFRVDLNCAQGRYGVTPDLTCLGKVIGGGLPVGAYGGKRELMDQIAPAGPIYQAGTLSGNPLAMAAGYTTLKLLTPAVYEQLEERGARLQAGFERNAKEFGIPLTINRIGSMVCPFFTNSPVVNFDTAKTSDLDRFRRYFAAMVQEGVSVPPSQFEGMFISAAHTVEDIDATIEANYNAFKSL; translated from the coding sequence ATGAGCCAAGATTTGCGAAAAGAAGAGTTGTCGCGTTCTGCTTTCGAAGAAGCGAAGTTATATATCCCGGGCGGCGTCAACAGTCCGGTACGTGCATTTAAATCTGTAGGACTCACGCCGATTTATATCGATCGCGGAGAAGGCAGCCGGGTATACGACATCGACGGCAACAGCTTTATCGATTATGTAGGTTCCTGGGGACCGCTGATTATGGGCCACGCACACCCTGAAGTCGTTGAAGCGCTTCAGGAGACTGCTGCCAAAGGGACCAGCTTCGGCGCGCCAACCCTGCTCGAAACGAAGATGGCGAAGCTCGTGTGCGAGCGCGTGCCGTCGATCGAGGTGGTGCGAATGGTGAATTCCGGCACGGAAGCCACCATGAGTGCCATCCGTCTGGCGCGCGGTTATACCGGGCGCAGCAAAATCATCAAATTCGAGGGCTCCTACCACGGTCACGCGGACAGCCTTCTGATCAAGGCGGGATCCGGCATAGCGACACTAGGCCTGCCTGACAGCCCGGGCGTGCCTGAAAGCGTGGCGTCCAACACCATTGCGGTTCCTTATAACGACTTGGAATCGGTACAGCTTGCCTTCGAGCGTTTCGGCGAAGAGATCGCGGCCGTCATCGTTGAGCCGGTGGCAGGGAATATGGGCGTGGTTCCGCCGCAACCAGGATTCCTGGAAGGCCTCCGCAAGGTCACTTCCGATTATGGCAGCATCCTTATTTTCGACGAGGTGATGACCGGATTCCGGGTGGACCTCAACTGCGCTCAGGGACGTTACGGCGTTACGCCTGACTTGACATGCCTGGGCAAGGTGATCGGCGGCGGATTGCCGGTCGGCGCATATGGAGGCAAGCGTGAGCTGATGGATCAGATCGCTCCGGCAGGACCGATCTACCAGGCGGGAACGTTAAGCGGAAATCCGCTGGCCATGGCAGCCGGATACACCACCCTGAAGCTGTTGACGCCTGCCGTTTATGAGCAGCTGGAGGAACGGGGGGCCCGCCTTCAGGCAGGATTCGAGCGCAACGCCAAGGAATTCGGCATCCCGCTTACGATCAACCGGATCGGCTCCATGGTATGCCCATTCTTCACGAATTCGCCGGTCGTGAATTTCGATACGGCCAAGACGAGTGACCTGGACCGTTTCCGCCGCTATTTTGCGGCGATGGTGCAAGAGGGAGTCAGCGTGCCTCCTTCCCAATTCGAGGGCATGTTCATCTCGGCGGCCCATACGGTGGAAGATATCGATGCTACCATCGAAGCCAATTACAACGCCTTCAAAAGCCTATGA
- the hemB gene encoding porphobilinogen synthase, with product MSFPIVRHRRLRQNAGIRSMVRETVLHTEDLVQPIFVTYGSGVKSEISSMPGVYHFSLDTLKEEVDEIVNLGIPAVLLFGIPETKDSVGTSGFADDGIVQEATRLIKSWHPDLLVIADTCLCEFTDHGHCGMVHTFERDGHTCGDVLNDESLELLVRTAVSQAKAGADIIAPSNMMDGFVQAIRTGLDEAGFYNVPIMSYSVKYASAFYGPFREAADSAPQFGDRKTYQMDPANVREALREAETDVLEGADMLMVKPAMAYLDVVRLLRDQFDLPIVAYNVSGEYSMIKAAAQQGWISEQAIVMELLTGMKRAGADIIITYFSKDAARWMRG from the coding sequence ATGAGTTTTCCAATCGTACGCCATCGCCGGCTGCGTCAAAATGCCGGCATTCGCAGCATGGTCCGGGAGACCGTGCTTCATACGGAGGATCTGGTCCAGCCGATCTTCGTGACCTATGGCAGCGGTGTGAAATCCGAAATTTCCTCGATGCCTGGCGTATATCATTTTTCGCTGGATACCCTGAAGGAAGAAGTGGACGAAATCGTAAATCTAGGGATTCCTGCCGTGCTCCTGTTCGGGATTCCTGAGACAAAAGACAGTGTAGGCACGTCCGGTTTCGCGGATGACGGAATCGTCCAAGAGGCCACCCGCCTCATTAAGTCGTGGCATCCCGATCTTCTGGTCATTGCGGACACGTGCCTGTGCGAATTCACCGACCACGGCCACTGCGGCATGGTCCATACCTTCGAGCGTGACGGTCACACCTGCGGCGACGTATTAAACGACGAGTCGCTGGAGCTGCTCGTTCGCACGGCGGTCTCCCAGGCGAAAGCGGGAGCGGATATCATCGCACCTTCCAATATGATGGACGGCTTTGTCCAAGCCATTCGTACCGGACTCGATGAAGCCGGATTTTATAATGTGCCGATCATGTCGTATTCGGTTAAGTATGCTTCGGCTTTTTACGGTCCATTCCGCGAAGCCGCAGACTCCGCTCCGCAGTTCGGCGACCGCAAAACCTATCAAATGGATCCGGCTAACGTAAGGGAAGCGCTCCGCGAGGCGGAGACGGACGTGCTGGAAGGCGCGGATATGCTGATGGTGAAGCCGGCGATGGCTTACCTCGACGTTGTCCGATTGCTCAGAGACCAGTTTGATCTGCCGATCGTCGCTTACAACGTGAGCGGCGAGTATTCCATGATCAAGGCGGCGGCTCAGCAGGGATGGATCAGCGAGCAGGCGATCGTGATGGAGCTGCTGACGGGAATGAAGCGTGCCGGTGCGGACATTATCATTACGTATTTCTCGAAGGATGCGGCACGCTGGATGCGCGGCTAG
- the cobA gene encoding uroporphyrinogen-III C-methyltransferase, whose protein sequence is MAGKVYLVGAGPGDARLITIKGKECIEKADVVVYDRLASPRLLRWMKPGAEKVYVGKLPDRHTMKQEQINQLLVDYALEGKTVVRLKGGDPTIFGRVGEEAELLYRHGIMYEIVPGITSAISVPAYAGIPVTHRDHASSLSIITGHESPEKLDRMIQWDKVTHATGTLIFMMGVAKIGYISRQLMKHGRPPETPVALIRWGTRAEQDTLTGTLADIEDKVKAANFQPPAVIVVGEVVLQREHLKWAERLPLFGKRILVTRARSQASSLVSQIEELGGEPYEFPVIETVMPSKGEVLAGIQEALDKLGTYDWVFFTSVNGVEFFFRHLKEHGRDIRSLASARIVAVGPATADALGNFGITAEVIKERYQAEGLIDAYGPELQPGQRVLLPRGDLARRWLPEKLMEMGLHVTEAVIYENMLCGEDDDELLKLLQDGGIHAVTFTSSSTVTNLLKVLKGMGVAEPADLLKESTIACIGPLTAQTAEEAGLHVSLLAEEATVDSLVKALCVWNESDPRRITTP, encoded by the coding sequence ATGGCAGGCAAGGTTTATCTCGTGGGAGCAGGTCCGGGCGATGCGCGCCTGATTACGATCAAAGGCAAAGAATGCATTGAAAAAGCGGATGTCGTGGTGTATGACCGATTAGCCAGTCCTCGGCTGCTGCGCTGGATGAAACCCGGAGCAGAGAAGGTCTACGTGGGCAAGCTTCCGGATCGGCATACGATGAAACAGGAACAGATCAATCAACTGCTGGTGGATTATGCTTTGGAAGGCAAGACGGTGGTCCGTTTAAAGGGCGGCGATCCCACGATCTTCGGAAGAGTCGGCGAAGAAGCGGAGCTGTTATATCGTCATGGCATCATGTACGAGATCGTCCCGGGGATCACCTCGGCGATCAGCGTGCCGGCTTATGCAGGAATTCCGGTGACGCATCGCGATCATGCCTCATCCTTATCCATCATTACAGGACATGAAAGCCCCGAGAAGCTGGACCGCATGATTCAATGGGATAAGGTGACCCATGCGACGGGGACTTTGATTTTTATGATGGGCGTGGCGAAGATCGGTTATATCAGCCGTCAGCTGATGAAGCATGGAAGGCCTCCGGAAACGCCGGTGGCTCTAATAAGATGGGGAACCCGGGCGGAGCAGGATACGCTGACGGGAACGCTGGCAGACATCGAGGACAAGGTCAAGGCAGCGAATTTTCAGCCGCCTGCCGTCATCGTCGTTGGCGAGGTGGTGCTTCAGCGGGAGCACTTGAAGTGGGCGGAACGGCTGCCCCTGTTCGGCAAAAGGATTCTGGTCACGAGGGCAAGGAGCCAAGCCAGTTCATTGGTATCCCAAATCGAGGAGCTTGGCGGGGAGCCTTATGAGTTTCCCGTCATTGAAACGGTGATGCCCTCGAAGGGCGAGGTGCTTGCCGGGATTCAAGAAGCGCTGGACAAGCTGGGTACGTATGATTGGGTGTTCTTCACCAGCGTAAACGGCGTCGAGTTTTTCTTCCGCCACCTGAAGGAGCATGGACGCGATATTCGCTCCTTGGCCTCGGCGCGCATCGTCGCGGTAGGTCCCGCAACAGCCGATGCTCTTGGGAATTTCGGTATAACCGCCGAAGTGATCAAGGAGCGTTACCAGGCGGAGGGCCTTATCGATGCTTACGGTCCGGAGCTTCAGCCGGGCCAGCGCGTGCTGCTGCCTCGCGGGGATCTCGCGCGCCGATGGCTGCCGGAGAAGCTTATGGAAATGGGACTGCATGTGACGGAAGCCGTGATATACGAGAACATGCTGTGCGGCGAGGACGATGATGAGCTGCTGAAGCTGCTTCAAGACGGCGGCATTCATGCGGTCACGTTCACCAGTTCTTCTACGGTTACCAATCTGCTGAAAGTGCTGAAGGGGATGGGCGTGGCAGAGCCTGCCGATTTGCTGAAGGAATCGACGATTGCTTGCATCGGACCGCTGACCGCGCAAACCGCGGAGGAAGCCGGACTGCACGTATCGCTCCTCGCCGAGGAAGCTACGGTCGACAGTCTGGTCAAGGCCTTGTGTGTTTGGAACGAGAGCGATCCACGCCGTATAACGACGCCATAA